A portion of the Candidatus Marinarcus aquaticus genome contains these proteins:
- a CDS encoding Tll0287-like domain-containing protein — protein MKKSLIICSLCLMLFANEKETVPKDIALQEAKHAAHKLHTTLSSIVKAKFRHEGALAAATFCADESYTKIKELNEELGENISIKRVSLFNRNPKSSPQRDEIDILKAFDLLEESDAYMPNGIVQVADYNTYKVYFPAMMASKTCKVCHGNKSNLDPKIQTLFEEKYPSDKAFGFKSGQVRGAVIVTVKIKNEKNKLK, from the coding sequence ATGAAAAAAAGTTTAATCATATGCAGTTTATGTCTGATGCTTTTTGCCAATGAAAAGGAAACTGTCCCAAAAGATATTGCACTACAAGAAGCAAAACACGCTGCACATAAATTACATACGACTTTAAGTTCTATTGTTAAAGCAAAATTTCGGCACGAGGGTGCGCTTGCTGCTGCAACATTTTGTGCCGATGAATCGTATACAAAAATAAAGGAGTTAAACGAAGAACTCGGAGAGAATATTTCCATAAAAAGAGTAAGTCTTTTTAACAGAAATCCAAAATCATCTCCGCAAAGAGACGAAATAGATATTTTAAAAGCATTTGATCTTCTTGAAGAATCGGATGCATATATGCCAAATGGCATTGTACAAGTTGCAGATTATAACACTTACAAAGTCTATTTTCCTGCGATGATGGCAAGTAAAACTTGTAAAGTGTGTCATGGAAATAAAAGCAATCTTGACCCAAAAATTCAAACTCTATTTGAAGAAAAATACCCTTCTGACAAAGCTTTTGGTTTTAAAAGTGGACAAGTACGTGGTGCTGTTATTGTAACGGTCAAAATAAAAAATGAAAAGAATAAACTTAAATAA
- a CDS encoding 4Fe-4S dicluster domain-containing protein: MARYGMALDYKNCINCKACETACKEENGVLLGADNHRIWVGMKEIEGEYPNLSIASNTFYPSQCQHCDEAPCQEVCPTNATYYDKDGQVRIDADKCILCSYCINACPYDARYVDDRTNTVDKCTFCTDTRLARGETTTACQNTCPTKVRIFGDLDDPNSEISQVLQNREHFTLKSNLGTKPKLFYLI; this comes from the coding sequence ATGGCAAGATACGGAATGGCTTTAGACTATAAAAACTGTATAAATTGTAAAGCCTGTGAAACGGCATGCAAAGAAGAAAATGGTGTGTTACTGGGTGCAGATAATCACAGAATATGGGTAGGAATGAAAGAGATTGAAGGAGAGTATCCCAATTTGAGTATTGCTTCAAATACTTTTTACCCCAGCCAATGTCAACATTGTGATGAAGCACCGTGTCAAGAAGTTTGCCCCACCAATGCGACTTATTATGATAAAGATGGTCAAGTCAGAATAGATGCAGATAAATGTATTTTATGCAGTTATTGCATAAATGCCTGTCCTTACGATGCAAGATATGTGGATGACCGAACAAATACAGTTGATAAGTGTACTTTCTGTACCGATACTCGACTTGCCAGAGGAGAAACCACGACGGCATGTCAAAATACCTGTCCGACAAAAGTGAGAATTTTTGGTGACTTAGATGATCCAAACAGCGAAATCAGTCAAGTGCTTCAAAACAGAGAACACTTTACTTTAAAATCAAATCTCGGCACAAAACCAAAACTATTTTATCTGATTTAA
- a CDS encoding c-type cytochrome produces MKTINLLAGAVIACGLSVCANADEYTQGEIYTAMCQKCHGQYAEGNPAKKGPSLIGKTKEELSVDIYELESGGYQSSGSGHDIMEYNLGVIKNKGMKVNPDKMAEYIYKSFGEK; encoded by the coding sequence ATGAAAACAATTAACTTACTAGCAGGTGCAGTTATTGCTTGCGGATTGAGTGTATGTGCAAATGCGGATGAGTATACTCAAGGAGAAATATACACCGCCATGTGTCAAAAATGTCATGGACAATATGCAGAAGGAAACCCTGCAAAAAAAGGACCTTCACTTATTGGAAAAACAAAAGAAGAATTATCTGTAGATATTTATGAACTTGAAAGTGGTGGGTACCAATCTTCAGGAAGTGGACATGACATTATGGAGTACAATTTAGGTGTCATTAAAAATAAAGGGATGAAAGTCAACCCAGATAAAATGGCAGAATACATCTACAAAAGTTTTGGGGAAAAATAG
- the nrfD gene encoding NrfD/PsrC family molybdoenzyme membrane anchor subunit, with the protein MHIKEFITTIPVKKVTLRDIVSFEKTPINLLIAVMTLLFLVLFAVGITTYILHGHHAYNVTKEHPWGLLIAVYIFFVVSSTGLCIVGSLGDVFGFKDYMMISKRAIFGSIITIVSGFAVIAFEIGHPITMVIYNILTPGFTSAIWWMGTLYGLYMTFMIIEFVFLLKHNMKMAKIFGLTGLLVGLAAHSNLGGVFGFLNARTISNGVFYPMYFILTAFITGIFLSFIMYGFKYRLKFDEKATLLLTNLAKIQGLLIAILMFFVTWKMLSDVYGGMPNRAEVARHIFSSATFWAEVFFAMVIPLFIILKSAGKNIVGMFWGSLIGMVGIFFMRYNLVHDTQLKPLQMLKTSEYQLVPTWIEYFPSVTEVMISLGGLGLCLFLYYMGTKLFNLDE; encoded by the coding sequence ATGCATATTAAAGAATTTATTACAACCATTCCAGTGAAAAAAGTCACACTAAGAGATATTGTATCGTTTGAAAAAACTCCAATTAACCTGCTTATTGCAGTCATGACCTTACTGTTTTTAGTTCTGTTTGCTGTAGGAATTACAACCTACATTTTACATGGACATCATGCGTATAATGTGACCAAAGAGCACCCTTGGGGGCTTTTGATTGCGGTCTACATCTTTTTTGTGGTGAGTTCAACAGGACTTTGCATTGTCGGTTCATTGGGTGATGTATTTGGATTTAAAGATTACATGATGATATCAAAACGTGCTATTTTTGGCTCAATTATAACCATTGTTTCTGGTTTTGCTGTTATTGCTTTTGAAATTGGACACCCAATAACGATGGTGATATACAACATTTTAACACCGGGATTTACCAGTGCAATTTGGTGGATGGGAACGCTGTATGGATTGTACATGACTTTTATGATCATAGAGTTTGTGTTTTTACTCAAACACAACATGAAAATGGCAAAAATATTTGGTCTTACGGGTCTTCTTGTAGGGTTAGCAGCACATTCTAACTTAGGTGGAGTATTTGGATTCTTAAATGCCAGAACCATATCAAATGGGGTATTTTACCCGATGTATTTTATCTTAACAGCTTTTATTACGGGGATTTTTCTTTCATTTATCATGTATGGCTTTAAATACAGACTCAAATTTGATGAAAAAGCAACGTTATTGCTTACAAATTTAGCAAAAATACAAGGGCTTTTGATTGCAATACTGATGTTTTTTGTCACTTGGAAAATGCTCTCCGATGTTTATGGTGGCATGCCAAATCGAGCAGAAGTTGCACGTCATATTTTTTCAAGCGCAACCTTTTGGGCTGAAGTATTTTTTGCGATGGTCATACCTTTGTTTATCATTCTAAAAAGTGCAGGAAAAAATATAGTTGGGATGTTTTGGGGCTCTCTTATTGGAATGGTAGGTATCTTTTTCATGAGATACAACTTGGTACATGACACCCAACTCAAACCATTACAGATGTTAAAAACAAGCGAATACCAGCTTGTACCAACATGGATAGAATATTTCCCTTCAGTTACGGAAGTTATGATATCTCTTGGGGGATTGGGGCTTTGTCTATTTTTATACTATATGGGTACAAAACTGTTTAATTTAGACGAATAA
- a CDS encoding zinc ribbon domain-containing protein YjdM has product MDQLPNCPKCNSEYTYEDGSLFICPECAHEWSQDAQESQEEDGLVVKDANGTLLSDGDDVTVIKDLKVKGSSSGIKVGTKIKGIRLVDGNDGHNIDCKVPGVGAIKLKQEFVKKS; this is encoded by the coding sequence ATGGATCAACTGCCTAATTGTCCAAAATGCAACAGTGAATATACGTACGAAGATGGATCTCTTTTCATCTGTCCGGAGTGTGCTCATGAATGGTCTCAAGATGCACAAGAGAGTCAAGAAGAAGATGGATTGGTGGTTAAAGATGCCAACGGAACACTTTTGAGTGATGGAGATGATGTAACCGTTATCAAAGATTTGAAAGTAAAAGGAAGCTCTTCTGGGATTAAAGTGGGTACAAAAATTAAAGGTATCCGGCTAGTAGATGGAAACGATGGACACAATATTGACTGTAAAGTTCCTGGTGTGGGTGCTATTAAACTCAAACAAGAGTTTGTAAAAAAATCATAG